Proteins encoded within one genomic window of Salvia splendens isolate huo1 unplaced genomic scaffold, SspV2 ctg1074, whole genome shotgun sequence:
- the LOC121788552 gene encoding polyadenylate-binding protein 8-like, with amino-acid sequence MQSQVPVVNAAAASGGAPFVTSLYVGDLEVNVTDSQLYNLFSNMGDVVSVRVCRDLTSRRSLGYGYVNFGNSQDTERALMELNFTPLNGKPIRVMYSHRDPSVRRSGNGNIFIKNLDKDIDHKALHETFSSFGSILSCKVATNSSGQSLGYGFVQYATEESAQKAIEKLNGMLLNGKQVYVGPFVRKQEREMEVDKTKFTNVFVKNIYETTTEEDLQKMFGEFGQITSVVVMRNDDGTSKCFGFVNFEDADDAGRAVDTLNGIKIDNKELYVGRAQKKSEREVQLKNQFEQSLKEAVDKSQGSNLYVKNLDDSINDDQLKELFASYGSITSCKVMRDPKGISRGSGFVAFSSPEEAARALSEMNGKMIASKPLYVALAQRKEDRRAQLQAQFSQMRPITMAPTVAPRMPMYTPGGPGLGQQIFYGQAPPAMIPPQPGFGYQQQLVPGMRPGGPLMPNMFVPMVQPGQQGPHPGGRRGNAGPMQHGPQPVPVMQQQMVPRGRGMPDPMQGMAGGMLPVPYEMGGLPLRDAGISQPVPIGALASALANASPSEQRTMLGENLYPLVEQLKPETAAKVTGMLLEMDQTEVLHLLESPEALKAKVAEAMEVLRSVSQQQSGSPAEQLATLSLNE; translated from the exons ATGCAGTCTCAGGTTCCGGTGGTGAATGCGGCGGCGGCTTCTGGTGGCGCGCCGTTCGTGACCTCGCTGTACGTTGGCGATCTCGAAGTCAACGTGACTGATTCTCAGCTCTACAATCTGTTCAGCAATATGGGAGATGTGGTATCGGTTAGGGTCTGTAGGGATTTAACCAGCCGGCGCTCGCTAGGATACGGATACGTCAACTTTGGCAACTCTCAGGATA CCGAAAGGGCACTGATGGAGCTGAACTTCACTCCACTCAATGGCAAACCCATTAGGGTTATGTATTCTCATCGAGACCCTAGTGTGCGCCGTAGTGGCAATGGAAATATATTTATCAAG AATTTGGACAAGGATATTGACCACAAAGCTCTGCACGAGACATTTTCTTCTTTTGGTTCCATCCTCTCATGCAAAGTAGCAACTAATTCTTCTGGCCAGTCATTAGGCTATGGCTTTGTGCAATATGCCACTGAAGAATCCGCTCAGAAAGCTATTGAGAAGCTTAATGGAATGTTATTGAATGGAAAACAAGTTTATGTCGGACCTTTTGTCCGCAAGCAAGAAAGAGAGATGGAAGTAGACAAGACGAAATTCACTAATGtgtttgtcaaaaatatatatgaaacaACAACTGAAGAAGATCTTCAGAAGATGTTTGGTGAATTTGGGCAAATTACCAGTGTAGTTGTGATGAGAAATGATGATGGAACTTCCAAATGTTTTGGATTTGTCAACTTTGAAGATGCAGATGATgctggcagagctgttgacacTTTAAATGGTATAAAAATTGATAACAAGGAACTGTATGTTGGTAGAGCCCAGAAAAAATCTGAGAGGGAGGTACAACTTAAGAACCAATTTGAGCAGAGTTTGAAGGAAGCTGTTGACAAATCACAGGGTTCCAACCTGTATGTTAAGAATCTGGATGATAGCATCAATGATGATCAGCTTAAGGAGTTATTCGCTTCATATGGTTCAATAACATCTTGCAAG GTTATGCGGGACCCAAAGGGAATTAGCAGAGGTTCTGGGTTTGTTGCATTTTCATCACCTGAAGAGGCTGCCAGAGCT CTCTCTGAAATGAATGGCAAGATGATTGCTAGCAAACCTCTTTATGTTGCACTTGCTCAGAGGAAAGAAGATAGAAGAGCACAACTACAG GCTCAATTTTCTCAAATGAGGCCAATTACAATGGCACCTACTGTGGCTCCTCGTATGCCAATGTATACGCCTGGTGGTCCTGGTCTAGGGCAACAGATATTCTATGGTCAAGCTCCACCTGCAATGATTCCTCCTCAG ccTGGATTTGgatatcaacagcagcttgtaCCTGGTATGAGGCCTGGTGGGCCTCTCATGCCAAATATGTTTGTCCCTATGGTTCAACCGGGTCAGCAAGGTCCACATCCTGGTGGAAGGAGAGGTAATGCTGGGCCAATGCAACATGGCCCTCAGCCTGTTCCCGTAATGCAACAGCAG ATGGTTCCTAGAGGACGTGGCATGCCTGATCCTATGCAAGGTATGGCAGGAGGCATGCTTCCTGTCCCATATGAAATGGGTGGCTTGCCATTGCGTGATGCAGGAATCTCTCAGCCAGTTCCTATCGGGGCTCTGGCATCTGCACTTGCAAATGCTTCTCCCAGTGAACAAAGGACG ATGTTGGGAGAGAATCTGTACCCACTTGTTGAACAACTGAAGCCAGAGACGGCAGCCAAGGTTACTGGAATGCTACTGGAAATGGACCAGACAGAGGTTCTGCACTTGTTGGAGTCACCAGAAGCTCTTAAAGCGAAGGTTGCAGAGGCAATGGAGGTGCTGAGGAGTGTGTCCCAGCAGCAGAGCGGCTCTCCAGCTGAGCAGCTGGCTACATTGTCATTGAATGAGTGA